The segment attcaaatgctggacttaccccttgtgatttttttttatttttagcctaaatttgattcaactgctggacttaccccttgtgatttttttcaattttttgcctaaatttgatcaaaatgctggacttaccccttgtgattttgtttcaatttgtaaccttaatttgattcaaatgctggacttaccccttgtgattttttttgatttttagcctaaatttgatcaaaatgctggacttaccccttgtgaatttttttcaaaattttagcctaaattttatcaaaatgctggacttaccccttgtgatttttttcaaatttttagcCTAAATTctatcaaaatgctggacttaccccttgtgatttttttcaatttttagcctcaatttgatcaaaatgctggacttaccccttgtgatttttttcaatttttagcctcaatttgatcaaaatgctggactaaccccttgtgattttttcaattttttgcctaaatttgatcaaatgctggacttaccccttgtgatatttttaaatttttagcctaaattttatcaaaatgctggactaaccccttgtgattttttcaattttttgcctaaatttgatcaaaatgctggacttaccccttgtgattttgtttcaatttgtaaccttaatttgattcaaatgctggacttaccccttgtgattttgtttcaatttgtaaccttaatttgattcaaatgctggacttaccccttgtgattttgtttcaatttgtaaccttaatttgattcaaatgctggacttaccccttgtgattttttttgatttttagcctaaatttgatcaaaatgctggacttaccccttgtgatttttttcaatttttagcctaaatttgatcaaaatgctggactttccccttgtgatttttttcaatttttagcctaaatttgatcaaaatgctggactaaccccttgtgattttttcaattttttgcctaaatttgatcaaaatgctggacttaccccttgtgatatttttaaatttttagcctaaatttgatcaaaatgctggactaaccccttgtgatttttttcaaatttttagcctaaatttaatcaaaatgctggactaaccccttgtgattttttcaattttttgcctaaatttgatcaaaatgctggacttaccccttgtgattttgtttcaatttgtaaCCTTAATTTGATtcaattgctggacttaccccttgtgatttttttttatttttagcctaaatttgattcaaatgctggacttaccccttgtgatttttttcaatttttagcctaaatttgatcaaaatgctggacttaccccttgtgatttttttcaatttttagcctaaattttatcaaaatgctggacttacgccttgtgatttttttaaatttttagcctaaatttgatcaaaatgctggacttaccccttgtgatttttttcaatttttagcctaaatttgataaaaatgctggacttaccccttgcgatttgttttcaatttttagcctttgtttgatcaaaatgctggacttaccccttgtgatttcccCCAGATTATATAGGGTTTTATAGTTGAGCTTTTCgacttataaaataaaaataaaatatctgaAACACATTAAAGTTTGTCCTAAATTTATTACAACATATATCATCTAACTCTCAATAATAATTTACAACAAGTAGGAAAACTGTACAAGTGTACACAAATGTACAACCCTATCATCAATGTTTTAGTTTTAGCCCCAAATTTACTAAAATTGCATTACTACCCTATGGTCCAGTGCTGTAactaaatggggggggggaagaccCCAGTTGATGTcagtgcacccccccccccatttgaaGTCTGAACCTGATAGAAATTACTAAAATGTAAAGTTTTTAACAGTCAGTAAAACTGCATGAAATACCCACAAGTTCCCAACATGTTTTTTACTTGAAGTGCAGTAGGGTTGCTGAGGGGTCACTTGCCAGTGCACCGTGGGTTAAATTGGTTGATTTCAAGGGCCCATTTGTAAGCTCTAGGCTCTACCTCTAGCTATGATTTCTGAACTCTAGTTCTTTCAAACTGAACGGCAAAGTCCACATTTGCTTCAGCAATCTTCTTCATCTCCTCATCCAGACCCTTAGACGTCTTCAGATCCTGAtgattgaaaaaagaaaaacatgcaATTTAAAAAGAGGACGACATGTACCTACGGAAGCCCAATCAAAACAAGCACAAAATCCATGCACAAATGTTTCACCAATAGACCCAATTCACCcaacgtcatcatcagaattaTCTTAGATGCGCCATACAGGTGGACAATGTCattgtgcgttattcagtgaagtgcgcattttaggcgacgcataaacctattgcccaccaacatggtgaacgggcacagtcgccgcgtgtgacgtgcgcaCAAAGGGTCAATAATTGGCCTTTTATCAACATGCTGCCACGCCCAAGATTCAAGGTCTAGTTCCAGCTGACACACCCAGATTTTACGATGTTGGTGTTTTGGTCTCTTACTCAGCTTGCGATCGACATGGGCAGGTGCATCCATCAAGAGCCATCTTATACATTTGTTTTTCCAGCTTAGTAGTTCTTTAGTGTTTCCATAAATTTGGACACTAAAATAACTtttgaactgagaagtctcctgaattccgaaaaatctactcagcggtaTCAGCATACAAAGCAagaaaagtttttaaaagaacataatGCACTCGGCAAGTACACATCAGAGCtttcaacatttgcatcttgcaatcagggagattttgtataCCAATCAGGGGGATGTTTAGAACTACATCCAACATAATCAGGGAGACTTTTAAATTAGGGAGAGTACGCAGCTCtggcacatggtgttaccgaaaaacCAATAACAGGGTGCCCTCGAGTAGCTTCTCTGGGttgaccccgcggtgctcactctgacgagcccctgacaagagctaattgaacgatcactcaccctctcatgGTGATTTCATGCACCTccggccagccccaagtgacccactccacaagcagggcacttcgGGCTGTACCGGGGCAGATCAGGTtagacccggggaagctaatcgaacgcacccatacaaATCAAACATTTGTACACATACCTTGACATAAAGCTCAGCCATTTTATAGAGTCTCTCAATACAAGCTTTGTAGCATTCACTCCCTTTCTTGATCCCTCGCCCGACAACCGTCTCTTTCACAATTGCCCTCagtttctgtaaaaaaaaagataccaTGACAAAAATCAAACAGTGGCTCTTGCAAACTGCTAAGAACCCTCCTTGGACGGATTACACAGATGCGCtgtgatcaagcaaaatgagtggTTTGTCGACCCatgtcattttgttgttgttgatacaTTTGAAACAGCATACACTATGTTAATACATAGTTTTACCTTCTTTGGTCCAAAGTTAAAGTTTATTTATCAAGAGATACGAGAGAACGATACTAATAAAAAGGAGTTTGAAGTTGAGTTGTTCATTGAGCATACATcgtcatgttttgttttcaatgctTATTTTAACCCCTTTTTGATGTTGCAAATTTACACATATTTcttgtatttgtaaaaaaacaggaaactgCCTTACATACAAAACTTTTGTACAGTATTACTAGCTTACTATGgcactaaataataaaaaatcataAACCTGCTTGAAAACTGTAAGCCCACTTACCATCCTTGTCCTCTCTGAGCGTGAAACCTTTCTGACGTTACCGCTTGAAGACGATGTGAAGGTCTCCTGGATCTTCTTCTCTGTTAAGGGCTGGTCTTCTGACGTCTCCTGCGCAGTAAGCTTCTTCCGCGGCGACACCCTCGTTGGCAACATCTCTGTAGGCTTCTTACGGGGTGACGTTCTTGTTGGCATAATTCTACACAAATTAAAAGCGATACAAAgacatctttaaaaaacaagatcCAATTTCCAGAGCACCCAATGTTTGAATTTGTTACGCTCTGACGCTCATCATAgtacaaaaatgtaataatCATAGACGACAAATTTTAGGTACACGAAGAAAAATTCACTTCAGTGAAACTTTTCCCTAAGAGCTTCAGGTTTATGTTGCAGTAAAATATTCCTTCCGTAAAATATTGCTCGAGtatagtttgtattgccatgACAAATTGCTACTGCTTGTTATCCGAGTGGGaatgtataaataaatgaatgaataacaGAAAGCTGAATCATATGCACCTTCTCTTAGCTGCTAGGACAGACGTCATGTCTGGTCTCTGCCTCTTTACACCTCGGCCATGTAGACGTCCTGGGCTTATCTTACTCCCCTTATCTAGCACCAGTCTACGTTGCTTCTCAGCTGACCTCTGACCCTTCTCAGCCGACCTCTGACCTCTTGAGTTAAGCCTCAGATGAACCTTCCCCTTTTTGGTAGCAGAAGAGGGATCTGGAGGGATGGTGAGCGTTGCTGGAGATGCTGCCTGCTCGGAGGAACACGTTGATGCCGTCTCAAAGCGGATGTAGCGCTGCTGCATCTTGGAGAAATGACGATCGACCTGCATAGACTTGCGAGAGTCTAAACAATACCTGAGgaacaaaacgaaaacaaacaaatctgatGTTTGAATTGAACTCTAATGGAAATGTGATAATCTTACCCTACTCAGCTTGCTTTGTGTCTAAGGCTGTTTTAATTCCCATCACAAGAAGGGGATAATGCAGCcctttcaaaagaaaacaaactcttaagttcttcatttttgttgttaaaaacaaaacaaacaaaatagtcaTGACATATCCACAAAATGTCCCAAAATCTTGAACTTTTCTGGCAAATGGCAGAGTGCAACCATCTGATGTTAGTTCAGATGTTAGTTTCATTTTGAACATCTACGTACATTTTTatagaataaaataacaaaacactcACAAAACCAAAGATATGTTTGCCTTTCTTTGGAAGACTTTCCACTTACAGGATTCCTGGTGAGCTGATGAACTTCTGAGCCTCCTCGAATGTAGCCTTCTTGAGTTGATCCCAGTCCATGTCCGATGAGCAAACATGTCTCGACGCCGCTGACCCACTGGGTCTATTTGCTGCTCCTACACCCACTGGGCACAGGTCCTCTGTATTGGGAAGTCCACTGGCTAGGAAGTGCTTCAGGAACTCTTCAGCGCTGAGCTTAATCGctggtgataataataataataataataataataataataataataataataataataacaataataataataatcaaaggtaaggctgaaggcagaatacatcaggcgtgtaaagaaatgtttgaagtctaaactaaacgggggggaacatgattaaggcgattaacacatgggccgtgtctttgatgaggtacagtgcgggtattgtcgagtggactaaggaagatctagatgtcactgacaggaggacaagaaaactaatgaccatgcatggcatgctacacccgcgctcaaatgttagtagactctaccttccgaggtcagagggcggaagggggttgcttagcgtggcggacagtgttaacatcgagcgcagaagcttgcattgtcatggcaggaggaccgaggagagcttgttgaaagttgcacaaaggtacacgagggcagacgaagttgggccgaaagagtacaagagggaaaggaaggaggaaagacatcaagattggaggaacaaaccacttcatggccggttcttgaggtgtactgaggaagtggccagcagcaagtcatggaattggttaaagagtggagaactaaagaaggaaacagagggcttgattactgcggcgcaagaccagtctctaaggacaaatgtaatgaaggcaaggatagagaaagcaaacgtctctcctatgtgtagaatgtgcaataaagcagaggagactgtatttcatattgttagcgaatgcagtaagatggcccagacggagcacaaaggaagacatgacaagctggccaaggtgattcactgggatctgtgtaagaagtatggtgtcaaagtacttgcgaaatggtacgaccatgttccggagaaagttgtagagaacgaccaggtcaagatcctatgggactttaacattcagaccgatcatgttatacaacataggcgtccggatgttgtgctattagataagacgaagaagatgtgtcatctcattgacatagcggtgccaggtgatataagggtagcttcgaaggagatggaaaagatcgagaagtaccaggacctggccagggaacttcgtaagatttggcaggtaaaggtaaaagtagtccccgtggtggttggagcacttggcaccattcccaaagcactggggaaacatctagatgaaatagggacaaatgtgagggtagatctattacagaaggcagcgcttttgggaacagcgaggatcctgagaaagatccttgagatctaaggctacgggacgtagcccggctcgaggagttaccggcacaaaggaaaatatgatctttcttttgcatgctgtgataaaatgaaataataataataataataataataataataataataataataataataataataataataataataataatagtaataataataataataataataatcataataataataataataataataataataataataataataataataataataataataataataataataataataataataataataataataataataataataataataataataataataataataataataataataataataataataataataataatataataataacccgttgtTATATAGCGATTTTCACACCTGAAGGGCGTCTTAAAGCAGTTTTAACATtagtacccctggtcactgtgccatttaattcattccttaaaccatctaagctccctgtggagtatacagccggtgctACCAAATATGTACACACTAAGCAAAATTAATGACAAGACCATCTCTGCTCTCACAGGTTTCCATTTACCCATAGGTGGAGAGAGGCAATTACAGTTAAATATCTTGCTGAGGGACACatgtgtcacaaccgggattcgaacccacactctgctgaacagaaacatcagagcttgagtttggtgctcttatacGCGCGGCCACGACACCCAATTTAGGTATTTGAAACTCACTATTGTCAGCGGGAGCTGGTACAGGCAACCCAGCCAGCATCATTTCTCCAGACTTGAAGCGTTTAATCTTCTTCTCAATTGCTTCATGGTTATTGAGAGCGAGGCGTACCATCCAGCTAGACGGGGGAACATCAAGCTCTGTAAAACACAACGGAGGGGatcaaaacatttcatttcaagagttgtaggatttgaaactttgcattgtgaaataacaattatagtaaggtttgcggtaacactatgtaatgataatctctaaactCCTCAGTTGAAAcctacagttcttttcagaaccacccaattTCACTTAGAGATTATCATTTATGGTGTAACCCTGGTTACCGCAAACCTGACTATTACAAGAGTGATCAAATCGCAACATTTATAGGGTACCATTCCAACTCTCGCAAGAGCAAGACAACTTTTGTTTGGACTGGTAAGGGCCACTCTTTCAGAGAGTTATacatttctacttgagcattctAAGGGACACCAAGACAATGTGTCCAAACACGAAATACATCACAGATCTCGTCAGCTGCTGAAAAAAACGTCTTTCTTGTCGCCACTAAACTTTGGAATCAAGGCTCTCCATCTCTGCGCTCTGCTGATTCACAGGTCACATCCGAGGTCACACCCTGTTCCCACAATGAttttaatttgcaattttgATTTATCGTTACAATGTTTCTTTTTCTGTGTATCATCACAAACTGCTGTTATCTTGGAAAAAATGGCggtataaaaaacaattttttttgtatgtatgtatgacTCTTGATATATGCATTCACCTGAAAATAGATTTTCATTTCTCAAGTAGTCCGAGTCAACATCATCCTGATCTTCTTTTATTGCAGCAAACTCTTCCCTGGTTGCCATGTAGGTAGAGTAAACAGTTCCCATCAACAATCGCAGTTCGGCAAATGtggtgactggttccctgcccTCAGACTTCTTGTCCTCTGTTAGGgtaaaaataatgtgaaattttataattttagatttaaaggcaatgatttgtttcttttcaggGATCTTCCTgtagaatcagggagagttttGCAGCTCTGCAACACAATTCACTACgggtaatactgacaactcaacttaagatgaatcttagtgctttgtgaaatcaagccacTGCTCACCTATGAACTTCTTTAATGCTTCAGCTTGGATGAGTTCTACTTCCTCCAGTAAAGATTGTAGTTTTGCTCCGTCTAAACTTGGAATTTTACTGAGTGTTGCTCTTGCATTTTCACAGTctgaaaaatacaacaaatacaattaaatatcaacaatttgagtaattataataatagtaaaacatTCCTATATGCACATGCATATTACCTTGAGGTCCTTATGCGCTGTCGGTATTTTCCTACAAGGTATGTGTGGAGCTACATGTTGAAGTATGAAACCTATTCCTTTACATTGTGCCATGgcttacaagatgctgtggcgtaatatgctgccaatcaaaccaggaataccggggcgaaccccttctcttaacgatCAGTGCACAGGCTTTTTATTCTGCATTCACAACACTCGGGTTGCtatacgtcccatccgaaaggaAGGACGAagtaataatggttaagtgtcccATCATTCTAATACACATTTAAATTGACTGGTAATCAAGAACACATACCATCAAATGGCAGCACATCCTGGTACTCTGCTAGCTTAGCATGTATAGCTCCTCTCAGGTCATGCGGTGAGTTCATTACTTGAGCAGTAACTACATCGTTACCAAGGTTGCCCCCGAGGTCGCCCCCGCCCACGAGGAGGTAGAAGAATTCCTGAGTTTCCTGCATGCTCAGGTCTGGTACTAAAATGAGATAAGACCGAGAATGGAAGTTAGAGAAACATTTGCTCAAACCAAATAAATCTCATCCAAAACTGATGGGGTGCGTCTTGGCGGTCGTGACCAAGGACTGTTTGGGTTAaattggttaatcactggccaatgaccGAAACGGTTGTTGGTTCTGACCGGCAAAACGCACCCCTGGCATGGGATGATGAGCTTGTACAAGTTCTTCTTCAGGATGtagtgatgcatgatgggactgatTGCACTGCTGGTtggagcccaatttcatggctctactactgtaagcaaagaatcagcgcttcaGAAGCAGGACATTCCAcgcttatgtcaagcgtatttcagggTTAGCAGGGAGTTTGTGCTTGTGAGTGTGTGTTATACTCAACATTACCAGACATTTTTCGCcgtcgtcaaagaccagttagAAGTTTTCTTGATTGTCTTATCTGCGCAACTACAGTTCCATCTAAACTTGGGGTCACATGGCATTCATTAAAATCAGTAagtaacaaatttaaaaaacacgtAAAATTCAAAAACACGTCAAATAAAGAAAATCTTCTTTAAAATCACCTGATAAGTCACCCGAATTATTTTTGACGTGTTCTTTCCATTCTTTGGTGCTGAGCAGCTTGGCATGTTGAGTTGAGGCTCTTGGGGTCAACGTCCTACAGGGTAGTCTCATAATAACAGCCATGTCGTTGGATCGACCTATCGACGACAGCCACTCAAGATAATGTTGAGATCTAGGAAGTCTGCTTCCTGGTAAAAGACGGCTGCATTCAAGATTAAGGAAATACAATCAGGCCTGAtatgggctctggcttgggctttGGCTTGGGGCTCCGTCATCCattttggagcagtgtacaTTGGCTCGGTGTTCCCAACAACACATGGAGCCCGGAGAGACGGAGCCTGAGCCTAGGTTGGAAAAAGCCTGTAGTAGACTAATGACCTCACTTAATTACGAGAGGCCAGCTTAAATCTTTAACTTTACTGAACTGTAATAAGTGTGTCGGGTGGGTGGTGTAAAAAAGATGACGGTTTTCGTCCTACTACCATTCAGCGCAGGACAACAAACGCAAACTTGTATTTGTTTACCCTATTATAATGAATTTTGACATCATGACCTCCATAGAGAACTTATAAAGGATACAGTGACAGAGTGGTTGGCGAGAGGTACATGCAGGGAACATCAGCTCTCTGGACTGAACATACAACCTGTAGCTGTTTGGAGAATGCCACAATCTGTGGATGAATAAAAGGTATGAGAAATGGATCCAAACTTTCACATTAAAGTAAACATTCTTTGTCCAGCAACATAAAAACATGaatttgtattctttttttGAACAAGGTCTGgaagggcacatcttttttttatgacagtttttttttatttttgccttCCCTTGACGGCCTCTGCTTGCTATAAAGAATTATTGTCTTGTtagaagaattaaaataaataaaatcactaAAGTTGCCTTTCCTGTGcggattttgttttttcacaGTTTGTGCCATCAAAGAAACTCCTGAGTGTCTCATAAAAGTTTTGCACGTTGTGTTCTCCAAAgtgaacataaacaaaaataatatacttTCCCCTTAAAGTTTGAATAATATATTTAGTACAAAGTACAAAGTTTGAGAATCGTTTTTTCGATCAGTTACCTTCTTTGTCTGATGAGGTTTTGTTGACTTGGGTTTTGGCGATTTAGAACCTGCACTCTCCTCCACATACTCAacattaacctttgacctctcgCTGAGGAGAGGACTCAAAGAAAATCCAGGAAGACAGACCGACTTCTGCCcctaaagagaaaataaaaacaaagatctCACTGAGTAAGAACATGAAAATCAGTCGTCCATATTTGCTGTTAAATTCTTAACCAAGTGAGGCTTGTTCATAAGAAATTGTGAACTGTTATCAATATTTGCTGaaagtttctcacaattttttacaacagctctccattgctcataccaagtaattttttatgccaacaattaacttgagaaattaccaatagtgtccagtgcctttgagatGTTCAATTTAGACAGTCCAATTTGAGactttttaatactttttaagGATCCCCAGAAACCCTAGATAATTACCTTTCCATCAGCTACCAAAACCTCTCCCTTCCATGCCATGTCACCCAGCACCACCTCATCCACTGAATCCAGCCCAACCACTCTCCCATGAAGATGGTTCACCCATGTATTCAGGGTACTGTCTTGGGGTCTGTCCACCGTTGCGTCATCAAGCACCACTGTCAGAACACCATCATGCCATGAGCAGAGGCGTTGTAAGGCTCCATAGAGTGTGATATGATCATTTATTGATACATCAGTGTTAGGTGACGCTAGCCAGAGGATGTCCAGGTAGTGTCCGGTACTAGGAAGCTTGTCAGCGAGGGCATGGATGAACTCAGCCATTGCTGCGTCCAACTCACTATGAAGGATAATaaacaaatcatggtttatttatttcatcagtATTGATTAAAAAGACATTTGCAGTAAACAAGATTGACTTATACTCTCTAATGTACAAATGTAGTTAATACGATAAAAAGCAGACAACATTAAAATGAACATTTGGAACAAACTCCCAAGATCCAAGATAAAAGGGCAAATGACCCAGAATTACACAAAAAGACAAACTTATCACAGTTCTGTCCCTAACCAGATCAGGAAAACATGGCACAATTAAAACAACAATGGAAGGGCACTAACgcattttcttcttgataaAGGGAATGAAGGGAACCTCTATCTAAGGAAGAAGTAAATTTTCAGCAGCATCCAGGCAGTGAACAGGAGCAaacgtgaagtatcaggcatgactaCTCGATCCATGCAAACTGCTTCTGGCaactttgtttattattttaaaaaataaatcatgaatAATAGTATTTACTTGGCGTTAACTTCTTGGTTTTCAAAGACTTCATCATCTCCAATAGAAGTGTCTCCACGGCTAGTCGAACTCCTGCTACCCTTCTTATTGGTCGATCCCCTATCCAGTTGATTCAGCAACAGCCAATCAGCATCCACGCTTTGATCTCTGTGTTTCAGACATGATGATTGGTCGACAACAGCAACATAATACTTCCTCTGTGGGATGAAGCTATGCTCTGCTGTATTTTGAGAGAAGAAAATTGCATTAATCATCTTTTGagaagtttgtaaaaaaatgttccaTAAAAAGAAATGTGAATAATACCGGAGTCTTATTAATCACACGTAGCTACAAACAAACTACTTAAGGCACTTGAACAAACAGGAACATTTTTAAGACAAGTTCTTGAAATCTTTTTGAATAATGACACAGATTCATGCAACACATTTGAAGGATTAAGGACTTACTACAAGGTGCTGCGGAGCATTCAGCAGCCAGTGCCAGAACCAGAGGGACCTCTTAGGATTCTTAatgataagtgtaactgggttatTCTTTATGCATACAACGCACAGGGCCTATtaaaaggacgaagcaatattgatgaagtgtcttgctcaaggacacaactcACAAGTGTCTAGTCTTCAGAACTCCaatccacactctgccgatcagaaacaccagagcttgagaccTGTGCCCTGACCACTCAGCTTTTTGTTACTGAACAAAAATACGGACCTAGAAATAAAACTAATGTTACATTTACaatgtcatttttatgaatgactcCAAAATAAAGGCATTCTCTTAtataacattttatttcaagtaGTAACTTCTCAGTAAACTTTTAGTAATTTTACCTTTGTTACTTTGTGAGGTGATATTTGCGGCAATCTTTCGCTGAAAAGTTTTTAAATCTTCTTTGTCGGTGTCTGAAGGAGAAAAAATTACACAACAaacttttattataataattaatatgatAATGGAGGTATATCAGTTCGAAATACACTatgtaatttgattttgatgaaactgacCCATAATTTTGGATCCTGATTTATTG is part of the Asterias rubens chromosome 4, eAstRub1.3, whole genome shotgun sequence genome and harbors:
- the LOC117288846 gene encoding mdm2-binding protein-like; its protein translation is MTAEKARCYSKFGDVCSHSERFLLLISLGKNHDTDKEDLKTFQRKIAANITSQSNKAEHSFIPQRKYYVAVVDQSSCLKHRDQSVDADWLLLNQLDRGSTNKKGSRSSTSRGDTSIGDDEVFENQEVNANELDAAMAEFIHALADKLPSTGHYLDILWLASPNTDVSINDHITLYGALQRLCSWHDGVLTVVLDDATVDRPQDSTLNTWVNHLHGRVVGLDSVDEVVLGDMAWKGEVLVADGKGQKSVCLPGFSLSPLLSERSKVNVEYVEESAGSKSPKPKSTKPHQTKKIVAFSKQLQVVCSVQRADVPCMYLSPTTLSLRLLPGSRLPRSQHYLEWLSSIGRSNDMAVIMRLPCRTLTPRASTQHAKLLSTKEWKEHVKNNSGDLSVPDLSMQETQEFFYLLVGGGDLGGNLGNDVVTAQVMNSPHDLRGAIHAKLAEYQDVLPFDDCENARATLSKIPSLDGAKLQSLLEEVELIQAEALKKFIEDKKSEGREPVTTFAELRLLMGTVYSTYMATREEFAAIKEDQDDVDSDYLRNENLFSELDVPPSSWMVRLALNNHEAIEKKIKRFKSGEMMLAGLPVPAPADNTIKLSAEEFLKHFLASGLPNTEDLCPVGVGAANRPSGSAASRHVCSSDMDWDQLKKATFEEAQKFISSPGILYCLDSRKSMQVDRHFSKMQQRYIRFETASTCSSEQAASPATLTIPPDPSSATKKGKVHLRLNSRGQRSAEKGQRSAEKQRRLVLDKGSKISPGRLHGRGVKRQRPDMTSVLAAKRRIMPTRTSPRKKPTEMLPTRVSPRKKLTAQETSEDQPLTEKKIQETFTSSSSGNVRKVSRSERTRMKLRAIVKETVVGRGIKKGSECYKACIERLYKMAELYVKDLKTSKGLDEEMKKIAEANVDFAVQFERTRVQKS